The nucleotide sequence CACGAAAGGAATAAACGTATAGGTATAGAACTTATAAAGCTGGCGAAACGGGAATCTTTCGGGAGTGGACAACTCGATCACACACAGTGCGCCGCCGGGACTCAACACCCGGTACATCTCCCGAAAACCATCTTCGAGATGTTCAAAATTACGCACCCCGTAGGCGACCGTCACCACATCGAAACTGTTGTCGTCGAATGTCATCGACAAGCAATCCTGCACCTCGAAAAGAATCCGCTCTTGTGCATTTCGCTCGGTCACTTTCTCACGAGCTATGCGCAACATGCCTTCCGACAAATCGATACCCACGACACAGTCTGGATTCAGACGCTCGTCCAGTAGCAACGCCAAATCACCCGTACCCGTAGCCACATCGAGAATACGACGGTGAGAATAGCGACGCAACATTTTCACAGCCACCCGACGCCACCACCGGTCTATACCCAGTGTCATTGTCCGGTTCATTGTGTCATAAGCCGGAGCGATAGAATCGAACATCTCCCGCACCTGCGTCGTCTTGTCCGTCTCCTCGTCATAAGGCTTTATTCCCTCCGCTTTATAATCCATTCGTCACCAATCGATTTTTACCGGTTATTTT is from Barnesiella intestinihominis YIT 11860 and encodes:
- the ubiE gene encoding bifunctional demethylmenaquinone methyltransferase/2-methoxy-6-polyprenyl-1,4-benzoquinol methylase UbiE; the protein is MDYKAEGIKPYDEETDKTTQVREMFDSIAPAYDTMNRTMTLGIDRWWRRVAVKMLRRYSHRRILDVATGTGDLALLLDERLNPDCVVGIDLSEGMLRIAREKVTERNAQERILFEVQDCLSMTFDDNSFDVVTVAYGVRNFEHLEDGFREMYRVLSPGGALCVIELSTPERFPFRQLYKFYTYTFIPFVGRLVSKDRRAYSYLPRSVAAVPQGEDMLTIFRRAGFGHCYCRRLTFGACTIYIGEK